One Mucilaginibacter ginkgonis genomic region harbors:
- a CDS encoding response regulator, which translates to MNGQVALDMLTQSVPFTMILLNLEMRVLDGYQTMAYLSEHNYDVPVLAFTSLVDHQMY; encoded by the coding sequence GTGAACGGCCAGGTTGCCCTGGATATGCTCACGCAAAGCGTGCCTTTTACGATGATTCTTCTTAATCTGGAAATGCGCGTATTAGATGGCTACCAAACGATGGCATACCTAAGTGAGCACAATTATGATGTTCCTGTTTTAGCTTTTACATCATTAGTCGATCACCAGATGTATTAA
- a CDS encoding single-stranded DNA-binding protein, whose protein sequence is MEITGRLVANAIVRTTTSDKKVTDFRVAINRRYKSNGEQKEETTYVDCAYWRTDALAPYLTKGLLVQLYGHMTARPWVSRDGEPMASLNFHTNEINLLGASQRNDSDGAKSTLKRQK, encoded by the coding sequence ATGGAAATCACAGGCAGACTGGTAGCAAACGCTATCGTGAGAACAACAACTTCGGACAAGAAAGTTACCGATTTCAGGGTAGCCATTAACCGCCGTTACAAATCAAACGGCGAACAGAAAGAAGAAACCACCTACGTAGATTGCGCATACTGGCGCACGGATGCCTTAGCACCTTATTTGACAAAGGGTTTGCTGGTTCAGCTTTACGGGCATATGACAGCCAGGCCTTGGGTATCAAGGGACGGCGAACCGATGGCAAGCCTCAACTTTCACACAAATGAAATTAACCTGCTCGGTGCATCTCAAAGAAATGATAGTGACGGAGCAAAAAGTACCCTAAAACGTCAGAAATAA